Genomic DNA from Haloplanus aerogenes:
GCTTTTCGAATGTGGTTTTTTGTCCCATATTATGCACTAAACAGATATTCTCGTTCGGCGCATCGGAGGGAAAATACTTAGCACGAGCCCATCGGAGTATCGGCCATGCCCCAGTTGCGGTCCTGTTACTTCTGTGGCGCCGTCGGTGACTCGCTCAGGGAGTACGAGGTCGTGCCGGAACGGCTGGTATCGCCCAGCGGGACACGCTCGGCGGTGCTATGTTCGACCTGCCACGAGAAACTCCGGCGTGTGCTCGAACCGCTCGTCGAGGCCGCCGAGTCCTCGTCGGGGAAGTCGGGACGTGGTATCTCCTCGATCGGTGAGGTGACGTTCGAGTCGGCCGAGACGGCGGACACCGACGGCGCGGCGGACGGGAAGGACGACGCCGACGAGACGACGCCGGATATCGAGGTGACGAACCGCGACACGGCGGCGGACGAGGAGTCGACCGGTGCGGACACCGACGGCGACGACGCGGACGGGGCGGACACCGACGAAGATGTGCCCGACGGCTACTACAAGGTCCTCCGACTGCTACAGAACCGCGAGTTCCCGATGGAGCGGACCGATCTGACCGCCCTCGTGACCGGAGCCTACGACGTCTCCGAACCCCAGTGCGAGCGTATTCTGGAGGTGGCCATCGACCGCGGCGTACTGGTCGAGGACGGCTCGACGCTCGATATTGGCCGCAACTGACCGGCCGGAGACACGAACAATTATGGATGATAATCGATAACGTTCGAGCCGGTGGTAGCGAATGAGCCTCATGGACAAGGTGAAGGAACTCCTATCTCCGGACGAGGAAGAGACGGTCCTGTACGACTACGAGTGCAAGGATTGTGAGAAAACCATCACGTCCAGC
This window encodes:
- a CDS encoding FmdB family zinc ribbon protein; protein product: MSLMDKVKELLSPDEEETVLYDYECKDCEKTITSSDPPEEATCRNCGSSNLKEVGKMYAGGGGGGGAG